A genomic stretch from Coleofasciculaceae cyanobacterium includes:
- a CDS encoding AAA-like domain-containing protein, with protein MWNLQHYPHLRSGFQKVLKSPTNLKPELAFKLVSLGLVNVERDKATVSCGLYLKYFSLTMVSEY; from the coding sequence ATGTGGAATTTGCAACATTACCCGCATTTGCGATCGGGTTTTCAAAAAGTTTTAAAATCGCCAACTAATTTAAAACCTGAACTTGCGTTTAAATTAGTTAGTTTGGGTTTAGTTAATGTAGAAAGAGATAAAGCAACTGTCAGTTGTGGTCTATATCTAAAATACTTTAGCTTAACTATGGTTTCAGAATACTGA